From Pelotomaculum isophthalicicum JI, one genomic window encodes:
- a CDS encoding Fis family transcriptional regulator, producing MKSKNWRIGAILMAVVIVTMAVAGMSFASSDQSNTTTVCADLYQSFVSKLAANLGISQDQVTTALDNTKKQMLDEAVQQGKITQEQADKISAKTNGGFCGGFGFLNGKLREHGKSAVDGSKGKGFGKQSRNLDGMVSVLGMTADEIKTEMQSGKTIDQIITEHGMTMDQFREKMIALKKNNISQ from the coding sequence TTGAAATCAAAAAATTGGCGAATTGGAGCAATTCTTATGGCCGTGGTAATCGTTACTATGGCTGTTGCCGGTATGTCCTTCGCCAGCTCTGACCAGTCAAACACCACAACCGTTTGCGCTGACCTATACCAGAGTTTTGTATCAAAACTGGCGGCGAATCTCGGTATTTCTCAAGACCAGGTAACAACTGCGCTGGATAACACTAAGAAACAAATGCTTGACGAAGCCGTGCAGCAAGGTAAAATCACTCAGGAACAAGCCGACAAGATATCCGCCAAAACAAACGGGGGTTTTTGTGGTGGTTTCGGCTTCCTGAATGGTAAGCTAAGAGAGCATGGCAAATCTGCGGTTGACGGCTCAAAAGGAAAAGGTTTTGGAAAACAGAGCCGTAACCTGGATGGTATGGTCAGCGTATTAGGCATGACCGCGGATGAAATTAAAACTGAGATGCAGTCAGGCAAAACAATTGATCAAATCATCACTGAGCATGGTATGACGATGGACCAATTCCGTGAAAAGATGATTGCTCTAAAGAAAAACAATATTTCCCAGTGA
- a CDS encoding serine hydrolase, with the protein MNIDFYGGRLGRRRKKNKSILIKIKYFLIFLLAISLLVSLFEKNEFNIISNISGIIKKKENSKVTIYPLEESSKSSRSSSIFNINDELKKTLASDNVSWCFLDLKTGEKIGNNIDREMQVASLSKLSVLYTVMLQIKENKIDWENKIAFTSDDYITGSGVLQETIDEGDSYSIRELCRLLLEKSDNIAYRMLMRTVGQDVVKEKLNSEGMSIRFEDGNYMSANSVALLLRDIWELILSGKNDFAEVLGWMASSSYRDGIPAALSDNDYLVANKEGNISGSVLADSGVILTSHPYILVVITNGMDDDEGYGIIHSIAEAFSKKAS; encoded by the coding sequence ATGAATATTGATTTTTATGGCGGCCGTCTCGGGCGCAGGCGAAAAAAGAATAAGTCCATTTTAATTAAGATTAAGTATTTTTTAATCTTTTTACTCGCGATAAGTTTATTAGTTTCATTATTCGAAAAAAATGAGTTTAATATAATTAGTAATATATCCGGTATAATTAAAAAGAAAGAAAATAGTAAAGTCACAATATACCCTTTAGAGGAATCAAGTAAATCTTCGAGATCAAGCTCAATCTTTAATATTAATGATGAGTTGAAAAAAACGTTGGCATCCGACAATGTATCCTGGTGTTTTCTTGATTTAAAGACCGGTGAGAAGATAGGTAATAATATTGACAGGGAAATGCAAGTTGCTTCTCTTAGTAAGTTGTCAGTATTATATACAGTAATGCTTCAAATAAAAGAGAACAAAATTGATTGGGAAAATAAAATTGCTTTCACGTCTGATGATTATATAACTGGTTCCGGCGTTTTACAGGAAACTATCGATGAAGGAGATTCTTATTCTATACGGGAGTTATGCAGACTGCTTTTAGAGAAAAGCGATAATATTGCTTATCGAATGTTAATGCGCACAGTAGGCCAAGATGTTGTAAAAGAAAAATTAAACTCCGAGGGAATGTCTATTAGATTCGAAGATGGGAACTATATGAGCGCCAACTCAGTAGCGCTTTTATTGAGAGATATTTGGGAGTTGATACTGTCGGGGAAAAATGATTTTGCCGAGGTATTAGGGTGGATGGCCAGTTCATCTTATAGGGACGGAATTCCAGCCGCTTTATCTGATAATGATTATCTGGTGGCAAATAAGGAAGGAAATATTAGCGGCTCTGTACTTGCTGACAGTGGGGTTATTTTAACCTCGCATCCTTATATATTAGTGGTAATAACCAACGGAATGGACGACGATGAAGGATATGGCATAATCCATTCAATTGCGGAGGCATTTAGTAAAAAGGCAAGTTAA
- a CDS encoding VOC family protein, translating to MKLEKIDHICIAVKDVVKAEEQFAKAFDLKAVDHYIDENEKINVARFMIGEVAFEVMESTSPDGEVAKFIEKNGEGVFLISLKVPNVENSMEELDKKGFPLIDKKTRRWRDSNFAFLHPKGFAGVLIELID from the coding sequence ATGAAGCTGGAAAAGATTGATCATATCTGTATCGCAGTTAAAGATGTTGTAAAGGCGGAAGAACAATTTGCCAAGGCATTTGATTTAAAGGCGGTAGATCACTATATTGATGAAAATGAAAAAATAAATGTCGCCAGGTTTATGATCGGAGAAGTTGCCTTTGAAGTTATGGAATCCACCAGTCCGGATGGTGAGGTAGCCAAATTTATTGAGAAAAACGGAGAAGGTGTTTTCTTAATATCTCTTAAAGTGCCAAATGTGGAAAACAGTATGGAAGAGCTGGATAAGAAGGGCTTTCCTCTAATTGATAAAAAAACTAGAAGGTGGCGTGACAGCAACTTTGCTTTCTTACATCCAAAGGGCTTTGCTGGAGTTTTAATCGAATTAATTGATTAA